From a region of the Verrucomicrobiia bacterium genome:
- the lnt gene encoding apolipoprotein N-acyltransferase translates to MRFATVKSIGSRWLLPVATGALLAFALPPFNSGELGWLSLVPLLFAVEDCRLEEAFRRGYIAGLVFFGMTIWWIYHVTPAGTVGLIAFLALYFGAGAVVFVMANSLIPESADPEKQSGGWVAIRNILVAAVASAGWVTLEWLRGKLLFGGFPWNFLGVTQWQSGPLIQFASVTGVYGVSALVCFVNVVLYFTIRRFVVQVRTREKRWRLSWEFYVAMGLICLAFWQGLPQILRHSEVKQKTVRLALIQGDIPQTLKFEPEQKPMILERYRTLTETVMAARPEMIIWPETATPDALRYDRESFELVTNLAVKSSAYLFTGTVDLTPYSSPAEAFNGAILVRPDGTVGEIYHKIHLVPFGEYVPLRKIFPFMKWLTPIDGSFERGRDFTVFHAADLRFGGVICFEDTVPDLYRHFVRQDVDFMVNVTNDAWFKTSPAAEMHLANAIFRAIESRRPLVRASNSGVTCVVNEHGFVRARCASFSAGTLNFDLPLPNDRTKTFYTQYGDVFVGACAVVSVAAIGLAAFRRNRLESQI, encoded by the coding sequence ATGAGATTCGCGACCGTAAAATCTATTGGAAGCCGCTGGCTTCTGCCTGTTGCCACTGGCGCCCTTCTGGCTTTCGCACTCCCGCCGTTCAACAGCGGTGAGTTGGGCTGGCTTTCACTCGTACCGTTATTGTTCGCGGTGGAAGATTGTCGTCTGGAGGAGGCGTTCCGTCGGGGCTACATCGCCGGACTGGTGTTCTTTGGGATGACGATCTGGTGGATTTATCACGTCACACCGGCCGGCACGGTGGGATTGATCGCCTTCCTCGCGCTCTACTTCGGCGCAGGTGCGGTGGTGTTTGTAATGGCGAACAGCCTCATCCCCGAGTCAGCAGATCCCGAGAAGCAATCAGGCGGCTGGGTCGCGATTCGCAACATACTTGTGGCCGCCGTTGCCTCGGCCGGGTGGGTGACATTGGAATGGCTGCGCGGGAAATTATTGTTTGGCGGATTTCCCTGGAATTTCCTCGGCGTGACCCAGTGGCAGTCGGGTCCGCTCATCCAGTTCGCCAGTGTGACAGGCGTCTACGGCGTATCGGCATTGGTGTGCTTTGTCAATGTCGTCCTCTATTTCACCATCCGTCGATTTGTCGTGCAGGTGCGAACCCGCGAGAAGCGATGGCGATTGAGCTGGGAGTTCTACGTGGCCATGGGCTTGATCTGCCTTGCGTTCTGGCAAGGGCTTCCGCAAATCCTGCGGCACAGTGAGGTAAAACAAAAAACCGTGCGCCTCGCGCTGATCCAGGGTGATATTCCCCAGACCTTGAAGTTTGAGCCGGAGCAAAAACCCATGATTCTGGAACGGTATCGGACACTGACCGAAACCGTCATGGCGGCCCGACCGGAGATGATCATCTGGCCCGAGACAGCCACACCTGACGCGTTGCGATATGATCGCGAGTCATTCGAATTAGTGACGAATCTGGCCGTGAAATCGAGTGCATACCTCTTTACCGGCACCGTTGACCTCACACCGTATTCGTCACCTGCCGAAGCCTTCAACGGTGCAATCCTCGTGCGGCCGGACGGCACCGTGGGCGAGATCTACCACAAGATCCACCTCGTGCCCTTCGGTGAATACGTGCCGCTCCGAAAGATTTTCCCGTTCATGAAATGGCTCACGCCCATCGATGGCAGCTTTGAACGGGGCCGGGATTTCACCGTCTTTCACGCGGCGGACCTGCGGTTTGGTGGGGTCATTTGCTTCGAGGACACGGTTCCGGACTTGTACCGCCATTTTGTCCGGCAAGACGTCGATTTCATGGTCAATGTCACAAACGATGCGTGGTTCAAGACCTCGCCGGCTGCCGAGATGCATCTTGCCAACGCAATCTTTCGGGCCATCGAAAGTCGTCGTCCACTGGTCCGCGCATCGAACAGCGGCGTGACGTGCGTCGTAAATGAACACGGCTTCGTTCGCGCGCGTTGTGCATCGTTTAGCGCGGGGACTTTGAACTTTGATTTGCCGTTGCCGAATGATCGGACCAAAACGTTTTACACCCAGTACGGTGATGTGTTTGTCGGGGCCTGCGCGGTTGTCTCGGTAGCCGCAATCGGGCTTGCCGCGTTTCGCCGCAATCGGCTAGAGTCGCAAATATGA
- a CDS encoding methylated-DNA--[protein]-cysteine S-methyltransferase, whose protein sequence is MDNLVRDPVIVPTKLGAFRVQFSFRGLTRLEFCKDGGVLHISKQLAETLPYDLTRKLQQYAEGKSVRWEIPLDLSSGTIFQRQVWHALTKIPYGETRSYGWIAKQIGKPKASRAVGAACGANPVPVIVPCHRVIAGDGSLGGFGGGLPMKRRLLSLERDH, encoded by the coding sequence ATGGATAATCTGGTTCGTGATCCGGTGATCGTCCCGACGAAGCTGGGCGCGTTTCGGGTCCAGTTCTCATTTCGTGGACTTACCCGCCTGGAGTTTTGCAAAGACGGCGGTGTGCTTCACATATCGAAGCAACTGGCGGAGACCCTCCCGTACGATCTGACGCGCAAACTACAACAATACGCCGAAGGCAAATCCGTCCGCTGGGAAATCCCGCTTGACCTTTCATCAGGTACCATTTTCCAGCGACAAGTATGGCATGCGCTCACCAAGATTCCGTATGGCGAGACGCGTTCGTACGGCTGGATTGCAAAACAAATCGGCAAGCCCAAAGCCTCGCGAGCGGTTGGCGCCGCGTGTGGCGCGAACCCGGTACCTGTTATCGTCCCCTGTCATCGCGTGATCGCGGGCGACGGCTCGCTCGGTGGCTTTGGCGGCGGGTTGCCGATGAAACGGCGATTGCTCTCGTTGGAGAGGGATCACTGA
- a CDS encoding ABC transporter ATP-binding protein gives MILTEHLTKSYGGLIAVNDLNLDIPQGQFFAFLGPNGAGKTTTIKLLAGLLKPMSGRALIGGYDIQKNPVEARKILSYVPDMPFLYDKLEPMEFMLFVGQLFGMDRVDVVRASDELFDVFGLDETRRQMIENLSHGTRQRLVIASALLHQPKVIIIDEPMVGLDPRSARVVKNVLKERSRAGVTVFLSTHVLHIAEELADQVGILNRGRLIAVGTIDELREVSGEKGELEDAFLALTRGEETAAGLP, from the coding sequence ATGATTCTGACAGAACACTTAACCAAGAGCTACGGCGGCCTGATTGCTGTCAACGACCTGAACCTGGACATCCCCCAGGGGCAGTTTTTCGCCTTTCTGGGTCCCAACGGCGCGGGCAAGACGACCACGATCAAGCTGCTCGCCGGGCTGCTGAAGCCCATGTCCGGTCGCGCGCTGATTGGCGGTTATGACATCCAGAAGAATCCTGTCGAAGCGCGCAAGATCCTCAGCTATGTGCCGGACATGCCGTTTCTGTACGACAAACTGGAACCCATGGAGTTCATGCTCTTCGTCGGCCAACTGTTCGGGATGGATCGGGTTGATGTGGTACGCGCGAGCGACGAATTGTTCGACGTCTTTGGCCTCGATGAAACACGCCGACAGATGATTGAGAATCTTTCACACGGTACGCGGCAACGGCTCGTGATCGCGTCCGCGTTGCTGCACCAGCCTAAGGTGATCATCATTGACGAGCCAATGGTCGGGCTCGATCCCCGTAGCGCCCGCGTCGTGAAGAACGTGCTCAAAGAGCGTTCGCGCGCCGGTGTGACGGTGTTCCTCTCAACGCATGTTCTCCACATCGCCGAGGAACTGGCGGACCAGGTGGGCATTCTCAACCGCGGCAGGCTGATTGCTGTGGGCACGATCGACGAATTGCGCGAGGTAAGCGGCGAGAAAGGCGAACTGGAAGATGCATTCCTGGCGTTGACGCGCGGGGAGGAGACAGCCGCCGGGCTACCATGA
- the pyrE gene encoding orotate phosphoribosyltransferase, whose amino-acid sequence MTDAEVLRIFRDTRALLDGHFLLRSGLHSRQYFQCALVLQHPRIAERLCGELAAKLKNAGAQVVISPALGGLFVGHEVARALNVRHIFVEKNAAVKLELRRGFEVTEGEKALVVEDVVTKGGRVQETLDIVRALGGEVVGAGALVDRSGGKVGFGVPLESLLRLSIDTFEPATCPLCQAGMPVIKPGS is encoded by the coding sequence GTGACGGACGCTGAGGTTCTGCGGATCTTTCGCGATACGCGGGCGTTGCTCGACGGGCATTTTCTGCTACGTTCGGGGCTGCACAGCCGCCAGTACTTCCAATGTGCGCTGGTGCTGCAACACCCGCGTATCGCCGAGCGGCTCTGCGGGGAGTTGGCCGCGAAGTTGAAAAATGCGGGAGCGCAGGTGGTGATCTCGCCGGCGCTCGGCGGGTTGTTCGTTGGTCACGAAGTCGCACGGGCGCTGAACGTCCGTCATATTTTTGTGGAGAAGAATGCGGCGGTAAAGCTGGAATTGCGGCGCGGATTCGAGGTCACCGAGGGCGAAAAAGCGCTTGTGGTCGAGGATGTTGTGACCAAGGGTGGCCGGGTGCAGGAGACGCTCGACATTGTGCGCGCCCTCGGCGGCGAGGTGGTCGGGGCAGGCGCGCTGGTGGATCGTTCGGGCGGCAAAGTAGGTTTTGGCGTACCGCTGGAAAGTCTGCTAAGATTGTCGATTGATACATTCGAACCGGCGACGTGTCCGCTCTGTCAGGCGGGTATGCCGGTGATAAAACCGGGAAGCTGA
- a CDS encoding glucose-6-phosphate isomerase, whose translation MAERVGEHGVTDAEIRALGPKLAAAADSVEKAPLGFRKLPHDTKLADEVAALASKIQARCDSFVVVGIGGSALGNIALHSALNHPEYNQLARPLRRGPRLFVPDNIDPDRIAALLEVVDLDNTVFNVITKSGGTAETMSEFLVFRDALIKKLGPERHVERIVITTDPERGELREIVRRVGYASMPIPSDVGGRFSVLSAVGLLSAAVTGIDIHRLLKGAAEMDALCRKTKKLWENPALTGAALHYLMDKAKGKNIQVMMPYSHALRNVADWFCQLWAESLGKRVDRAGKIVHAGQTPEKALGVTDQHSLLQLYLEGPFDKVVTFLTVDEFRATVPIPQASPDFEAAKYLGGRTLNELIKAEQRATELALTQSGIPNCAIRLPRVDEETVGALLYLLEMQTAYAGELYNINAFDQPGVELAKNFTYGLMGRKGYEAKRREIEQAGKTNPNWVVSA comes from the coding sequence ATGGCCGAACGTGTCGGCGAGCACGGCGTCACGGACGCTGAGATCCGGGCCCTCGGTCCCAAGCTCGCCGCGGCTGCCGACTCGGTGGAGAAGGCGCCACTCGGTTTTCGCAAGCTTCCTCACGATACGAAGCTCGCAGATGAGGTGGCCGCCCTTGCCAGTAAAATCCAGGCACGGTGCGACAGCTTCGTTGTCGTCGGGATCGGCGGTTCCGCGCTGGGCAACATTGCGCTCCACAGTGCGCTCAATCATCCCGAATACAACCAGCTCGCTCGTCCGCTCCGGCGCGGGCCGCGCTTGTTCGTGCCGGATAACATTGATCCCGATCGCATCGCAGCGTTGCTGGAGGTTGTCGATCTTGACAACACCGTCTTCAACGTCATCACCAAGTCCGGCGGCACTGCTGAGACGATGAGCGAGTTTCTCGTGTTCCGCGACGCGCTGATCAAAAAGCTTGGCCCCGAACGGCATGTTGAACGCATCGTCATCACGACGGATCCGGAACGGGGCGAACTGCGGGAGATTGTGAGGCGGGTAGGTTACGCGTCGATGCCGATTCCGTCTGATGTAGGCGGACGCTTTTCGGTGCTCAGTGCCGTCGGCTTGCTGAGCGCAGCGGTCACCGGCATTGATATCCACAGGTTGCTGAAAGGCGCCGCGGAAATGGACGCGCTCTGCCGGAAAACGAAGAAGTTGTGGGAGAATCCCGCGCTCACGGGCGCGGCCCTGCATTACTTGATGGACAAGGCGAAGGGCAAAAACATCCAGGTGATGATGCCCTATTCGCACGCGTTGCGCAACGTGGCCGATTGGTTCTGTCAACTTTGGGCCGAGAGCCTTGGCAAGAGGGTGGACCGGGCGGGCAAGATCGTACACGCCGGGCAGACGCCCGAAAAGGCGCTGGGCGTGACCGATCAGCACTCGCTCCTGCAGCTTTACCTCGAAGGGCCGTTCGACAAAGTCGTGACCTTCCTGACCGTGGACGAATTCCGCGCGACGGTTCCGATTCCACAGGCGTCCCCTGATTTTGAGGCGGCGAAGTATCTCGGCGGGCGGACGCTGAACGAATTGATCAAGGCCGAACAGCGCGCGACCGAGTTGGCGCTGACGCAGAGCGGCATACCGAACTGTGCGATTCGTCTGCCGCGCGTGGACGAGGAAACGGTCGGGGCGTTGCTCTACCTGCTCGAAATGCAAACGGCCTACGCGGGCGAACTCTACAATATCAATGCGTTCGACCAACCCGGTGTAGAACTGGCGAAGAACTTCACGTATGGCTTGATGGGCCGCAAAGGTTACGAGGCGAAGCGTCGCGAGATTGAACAAGCCGGTAAGACGAACCCAAACTGGGTGGTGAGCGCGTGA
- a CDS encoding nucleoside-diphosphate kinase: MSAKKEELAYVLINPYTVHKSRTGGVIARLFTRTALELVAARMFAPSRELVERYAEVTISTKDPQDRKIQELIRQYILDNYSPDPKTGQRRRVMMLLFRGEDAVAKVRQVVGSFHSDKGTAGETIRDTYGDYVVGSDGQVKYFEPAVLAAPNSEEAEAKLKLWAKYSESDGGFLENVVPYPKNAKIEQTLVLLKPDNFRFPSARPGNIVDMLSRTGLYIIAIQVHRMSVGEAEEFYGPVRAILREKLKDITGQRARLALEKELGFGLNPQTEKALGELMGPLFADEQFSQIVQFMTGRRPEDCSGPAKSQPGMEKILAVVYEGPDAVSKIRNVLGPTDPRKAPPGTIRRELGQDIMINAAHASDSAENAQREIKIIKLRENSLKPLIEESYNCKL, from the coding sequence ATGAGCGCAAAAAAAGAAGAGTTGGCTTACGTACTGATCAACCCGTACACGGTTCACAAATCACGCACGGGCGGCGTGATCGCCCGCCTGTTCACGCGCACCGCGCTGGAGCTGGTGGCAGCACGGATGTTTGCCCCCAGCCGCGAGCTTGTCGAACGCTATGCCGAGGTCACCATTTCGACGAAGGACCCGCAGGACCGCAAGATTCAGGAGCTTATTCGGCAGTACATTCTCGACAATTATTCGCCCGACCCGAAGACCGGCCAGCGCCGCCGCGTAATGATGCTGTTGTTCCGCGGCGAGGACGCCGTGGCCAAAGTGCGGCAGGTCGTCGGCAGCTTTCACTCTGACAAAGGCACCGCGGGCGAAACCATTCGCGATACCTACGGCGATTACGTCGTCGGCTCGGATGGCCAGGTAAAATACTTTGAGCCGGCCGTGTTGGCCGCGCCCAACTCCGAAGAGGCCGAGGCCAAGCTCAAGCTGTGGGCCAAGTACTCCGAGAGTGACGGCGGCTTCCTCGAAAACGTCGTCCCCTATCCCAAGAACGCGAAAATCGAGCAGACACTCGTCCTGCTAAAGCCCGACAATTTCCGTTTCCCGAGTGCGCGCCCGGGCAACATCGTCGACATGCTTTCACGCACGGGCCTCTACATCATCGCCATTCAGGTCCATCGCATGAGCGTGGGCGAAGCGGAAGAGTTCTATGGACCTGTCCGCGCAATTCTCCGTGAAAAACTCAAGGACATCACGGGTCAGCGCGCGCGTCTGGCCCTGGAGAAGGAACTCGGCTTTGGACTCAACCCGCAGACCGAGAAAGCGCTGGGTGAACTCATGGGTCCGCTCTTTGCAGACGAGCAGTTCAGCCAAATCGTGCAGTTCATGACGGGCCGCCGGCCGGAAGACTGCTCTGGCCCCGCCAAGTCCCAACCCGGAATGGAGAAAATACTGGCGGTCGTTTACGAAGGGCCGGATGCCGTTTCCAAGATTCGCAACGTCCTCGGTCCCACCGATCCGCGCAAGGCGCCGCCGGGCACCATCCGCCGTGAATTGGGCCAGGACATTATGATTAACGCCGCACACGCCAGCGATTCGGCCGAAAATGCGCAACGGGAAATCAAAATCATCAAGCTCCGCGAGAACAGCCTGAAGCCACTCATCGAAGAGTCGTATAACTGTAAACTTTGA
- the secA gene encoding preprotein translocase subunit SecA: MVSWILKKILGSKNQREVKRLWPLVHRVNEVEAEYQKLTDEELRGKTKEFRKRLADGASLDDLLPEAFAAVKNACRRLCGKEWPVRGQPYKWDMVPFDVQILGGIVLHQGKIAEMATGEGKTLVATLPLYLNALAGNVHLVTVNDYLAARDAEWVGEVYKFLGLTVGCIQHDQKPDVRRAQYVCDITYGTNAEFGFDYLRDNGMATSIETQVQRGHFFAIVDEVDSILVDEARTPLIISGPATLSTHAYDKYKPQVAELVRAQTMLCNRFVSEAKQLLDGRSADKTTNDDFDREERAGRLLYQVKLGTPKNKQLQKMMEEPAIRQLVDEAELEVLKDSSKKEMHDLKEELFFTIDEKQHDSDLAEKGRKFLSPDDPDAFVIPDLVTALQEMDTQHLPDGEKEKKKQQIQQAFDERSEKIHNISQLLRAYCLFEKDVEYVVQENKVMIVDEFTGRLMPGRRWSDGLHQAVEAKEGVAIERETQTLATITIQNYFRLYKKLAGMTGTAETEATEFENIYKLGVIVVPTNKPCVRKDENDVVYKTRREKYNAIIEDIVERHRHGQPSLVGTVSVEASEVLSRMLGRQKVPHNVLNAKYHQREAEIIARAGQKGSVTIATNMAGRGTDIKLGESVAEVGGLHVIGSERHEARRIDRQLRGRCARQGDPGSSRFYVSLEDDLMRLFGSGRIATIMEKLGMKEGEELEHPLLNRSIETAQRRVEEHHFSQRKHTLEYDDVMNKQREVLYAFRNDIIRGDSPREAIFNIIDEVVEARVVEYCPEDKQADEWELEALLRWSNQAFPIGLRLEQVSDKTRDEVLQAILDKVTRAYEAKAANENPESLKAIERLIVLNALDRLWQEHLYNMDQLRNGIGLRAYGQKDPLVEYKTEAFAMFEEMMDNVKNEIANNVFRSASSLAAFENFLRALPTQLSGPDLSTGSAYKQPPPSQSGAPAPNGGQDVVGEAIEKATMPIKREVPKVGRNEPCPCGSGKKYKNCCGKNA; encoded by the coding sequence ATGGTTAGTTGGATATTGAAGAAAATTCTGGGCTCGAAAAACCAGCGCGAAGTCAAGCGCCTCTGGCCGCTGGTCCATCGTGTCAACGAAGTCGAGGCGGAGTACCAGAAACTCACCGATGAAGAGCTTCGCGGGAAGACGAAAGAGTTCCGAAAGCGGCTCGCGGATGGCGCGTCCCTCGATGATCTCCTGCCGGAAGCGTTCGCCGCGGTGAAGAACGCGTGCCGCCGTCTCTGCGGCAAGGAATGGCCCGTGCGCGGCCAGCCCTACAAGTGGGACATGGTGCCGTTTGATGTCCAAATCCTTGGCGGCATCGTGCTACACCAAGGAAAGATCGCGGAAATGGCCACGGGCGAAGGCAAGACGCTGGTTGCCACGCTGCCTCTCTATCTCAACGCGCTCGCCGGCAACGTTCATCTGGTCACGGTCAATGATTATCTCGCGGCGCGCGACGCCGAGTGGGTGGGCGAGGTCTACAAGTTTCTCGGGCTGACAGTTGGCTGTATCCAGCACGACCAAAAGCCGGATGTTCGTCGCGCGCAATATGTGTGCGACATCACCTACGGCACCAACGCCGAGTTCGGCTTCGACTACCTCCGCGACAACGGCATGGCCACCAGCATTGAGACGCAGGTGCAGCGGGGTCATTTCTTCGCAATTGTTGACGAGGTGGATTCGATCCTTGTCGACGAAGCGCGCACGCCGCTCATCATTAGCGGCCCCGCCACGCTTTCCACGCACGCCTACGACAAGTACAAGCCCCAGGTCGCCGAACTTGTCCGCGCGCAGACGATGCTCTGCAATCGGTTCGTGAGTGAAGCAAAGCAGTTGCTCGATGGCCGTAGCGCCGACAAGACTACCAATGACGATTTCGACCGCGAGGAGAGGGCGGGCCGTTTGCTGTACCAGGTCAAGCTGGGGACCCCGAAGAACAAGCAGCTGCAGAAGATGATGGAGGAACCGGCGATTCGGCAACTCGTCGATGAGGCAGAGTTGGAGGTGCTGAAAGACTCGAGCAAGAAAGAAATGCATGATCTGAAGGAAGAACTCTTCTTCACGATCGACGAAAAGCAGCACGACTCCGATCTCGCCGAGAAGGGCCGCAAGTTTCTGAGTCCGGACGACCCGGATGCGTTCGTGATCCCCGACCTCGTGACGGCCCTGCAGGAGATGGATACCCAGCATTTGCCCGACGGCGAGAAGGAAAAGAAGAAGCAGCAGATCCAGCAGGCGTTTGACGAGCGCAGCGAGAAGATCCACAACATCTCGCAATTGCTGCGCGCCTATTGCCTGTTCGAGAAGGACGTCGAATACGTCGTCCAGGAAAACAAGGTGATGATCGTCGACGAATTCACCGGCCGCCTCATGCCGGGCCGCCGTTGGAGCGACGGATTGCACCAGGCGGTCGAGGCCAAAGAAGGCGTTGCCATCGAACGTGAAACGCAAACGCTCGCGACCATCACGATCCAGAACTATTTTCGGCTCTACAAGAAACTGGCGGGCATGACGGGTACCGCCGAAACGGAAGCCACCGAGTTCGAGAATATTTACAAGCTCGGTGTCATCGTCGTTCCCACCAACAAGCCGTGCGTTCGCAAGGATGAAAATGACGTGGTCTACAAGACGCGGCGTGAGAAGTACAACGCGATCATCGAGGACATCGTGGAACGACATCGTCACGGCCAGCCTTCCCTCGTTGGTACGGTCAGCGTCGAGGCCAGCGAAGTGCTGTCCCGCATGTTGGGCCGCCAGAAGGTCCCCCACAATGTCTTGAATGCGAAATACCATCAGCGCGAGGCGGAGATCATCGCGCGCGCGGGCCAGAAAGGCTCGGTGACCATCGCGACCAACATGGCCGGCCGCGGCACCGACATCAAACTCGGCGAGAGTGTGGCGGAAGTCGGCGGCCTGCATGTGATCGGCAGCGAACGTCACGAAGCGCGGCGCATCGACCGACAGCTCCGCGGGCGTTGTGCGCGTCAGGGTGACCCCGGCAGTTCGCGCTTCTACGTTTCGCTGGAGGACGATCTGATGCGGTTGTTCGGCAGCGGCCGGATTGCCACGATCATGGAAAAACTGGGCATGAAGGAAGGCGAAGAGTTGGAGCACCCGCTTCTTAATCGCTCGATTGAAACCGCCCAGCGCCGCGTCGAAGAGCACCACTTTAGCCAGCGCAAACACACGCTGGAGTACGACGATGTGATGAACAAGCAGCGCGAAGTGCTCTATGCCTTCCGCAACGACATCATTCGCGGCGACAGCCCGCGCGAAGCAATCTTCAATATCATCGATGAAGTTGTCGAAGCGCGCGTCGTCGAGTATTGCCCGGAGGACAAGCAGGCGGACGAATGGGAACTCGAGGCGCTGCTGCGGTGGTCGAACCAGGCTTTTCCGATTGGGCTGCGTCTGGAGCAGGTCAGCGACAAAACGCGGGATGAGGTCTTGCAGGCGATCCTCGATAAAGTCACTCGCGCCTACGAGGCCAAGGCGGCCAACGAGAATCCCGAATCACTCAAGGCCATCGAGCGCCTGATTGTTCTTAATGCCCTTGACCGTCTTTGGCAGGAACATCTGTACAATATGGACCAGCTTCGCAACGGCATCGGCCTGCGCGCGTACGGCCAGAAAGATCCGCTGGTGGAGTACAAGACCGAAGCGTTCGCGATGTTTGAAGAGATGATGGACAACGTGAAGAACGAAATCGCCAACAATGTCTTCCGTTCCGCCAGTTCGCTCGCCGCTTTCGAGAATTTCCTCCGCGCCCTGCCAACACAACTCAGTGGTCCCGACCTCTCGACCGGGTCGGCTTACAAACAGCCACCGCCGTCCCAGTCAGGAGCGCCCGCTCCCAACGGCGGCCAGGATGTTGTGGGCGAAGCGATTGAAAAGGCGACCATGCCGATCAAGCGCGAGGTCCCGAAGGTCGGCCGCAACGAGCCTTGTCCCTGCGGTAGCGGCAAGAAGTACAAGAACTGTTGCGGAAAGAATGCGTGA
- a CDS encoding LysM peptidoglycan-binding domain-containing protein produces METTLTSQRVHVEALVGRRFRPFALAVVFALSAACERSAPVSDVTAEQEVNYLRAKKLYEQQDFPAAAEFYKKTLSANPDFAKAHLELGLLSDDKLGDPIAAIYHYRRYLELRPDSEKRKLVEDFIERAKLSLAAKLPQSPVVDPGELARLQSDKAALLQENATLRSRVAELEKTVTVTATSAAEPLTAAVVSTPAPISVVTPGSAPPIVMAAAPITVFAEPSTTELSRARTYVVQRGDTLQSLALRYYGTRSAWEKIYQANRGGLPSKDQLKVGQQLMIP; encoded by the coding sequence ATGGAGACTACTCTGACGAGCCAACGAGTCCATGTCGAGGCCTTGGTCGGGCGTCGGTTCCGCCCGTTCGCGTTGGCGGTGGTGTTCGCTCTATCGGCGGCCTGCGAGCGCTCCGCTCCCGTCTCGGATGTCACCGCCGAGCAGGAGGTCAACTACCTGCGGGCCAAGAAGCTTTACGAACAGCAAGACTTCCCCGCCGCGGCGGAGTTCTATAAGAAGACGCTGTCGGCGAACCCGGACTTTGCCAAGGCCCACCTGGAGTTGGGCCTGTTGAGCGATGATAAACTGGGCGATCCGATCGCTGCGATTTACCATTATCGGCGTTACCTGGAGTTGCGGCCCGATTCTGAGAAGAGGAAATTGGTCGAAGATTTCATCGAACGCGCCAAGTTGTCGTTGGCGGCGAAGTTACCTCAATCACCGGTCGTCGATCCGGGTGAGTTGGCGCGCTTGCAAAGCGACAAGGCGGCGCTTCTGCAGGAAAATGCTACGCTTCGCTCCCGCGTTGCCGAACTGGAGAAAACGGTAACCGTGACTGCGACATCGGCCGCTGAACCGCTGACCGCAGCGGTCGTTTCGACGCCGGCACCGATCAGTGTGGTGACGCCGGGTTCTGCGCCCCCCATCGTCATGGCGGCCGCGCCGATAACGGTGTTCGCCGAGCCATCGACCACAGAGTTGTCGCGGGCTCGCACGTATGTCGTGCAAAGAGGGGATACATTGCAGTCGCTGGCCTTGCGGTATTATGGCACTCGGTCGGCTTGGGAGAAGATATACCAGGCGAATCGGGGCGGTCTCCCGAGCAAGGACCAGTTGAAGGTGGGCCAGCAGTTGATGATTCCGTAG
- a CDS encoding DUF5679 domain-containing protein: MAEAYCVKCKAKKEMANAQEVTMKNGRPAMQGVCPDCGTKLFRIMGGKK; encoded by the coding sequence GTGGCTGAAGCTTATTGTGTAAAATGCAAGGCGAAGAAGGAAATGGCAAATGCTCAGGAAGTCACCATGAAGAACGGGCGTCCTGCCATGCAGGGAGTTTGTCCCGATTGCGGCACGAAATTGTTCCGCATCATGGGCGGGAAGAAGTAG